From Streptomyces zhihengii, the proteins below share one genomic window:
- a CDS encoding ATP-binding protein, translating into MTVPATAATSSAEALRPHAEDAFAAELAALAAHDDRPRPVNWRLSPWAVATYLLGGTLADGTLVTPKYVGPRRIVEVAVTTLATDRALLLLGVPGTAKTWVSEHLAAAVSGDSTLLVQGTAGTPEEAVRYGWNYAQLLAHGPSRDALVPSPVMRAMSEGMTARVEELTRIPADVQDTLITILSEKTLPVPELGQEVQAVRGFNLIATANDRDRGVNDLSSALRRRFNTVVLPLPATSDAEVDIVARRVDQLGRSLDLPAVPEGLEEIRRVVTVFRELRDGMSADGRTKLKSPSGTLSTAEAISVVTGGLALAAHFGDGVLRPQDVAAGILGAVVRDPAADRVIWQEYLETVVRERDGWKDFYRACREVSA; encoded by the coding sequence ATGACCGTGCCCGCTACCGCCGCCACCAGCTCCGCCGAGGCCCTGAGGCCGCACGCGGAGGACGCCTTCGCCGCCGAACTCGCCGCGCTCGCCGCGCACGACGACCGCCCGCGCCCGGTCAACTGGCGGCTCTCGCCCTGGGCGGTCGCCACCTATCTGCTCGGCGGGACGCTCGCCGACGGCACCCTCGTCACCCCGAAGTACGTCGGCCCGCGCAGGATCGTCGAGGTCGCGGTCACCACCCTGGCGACCGACCGGGCCCTGCTGCTCCTCGGTGTGCCCGGCACGGCCAAGACCTGGGTGTCGGAGCACCTGGCCGCCGCCGTCAGCGGCGACTCGACACTGCTGGTGCAGGGCACGGCGGGCACCCCGGAGGAGGCCGTCCGCTACGGGTGGAACTACGCGCAGCTCCTCGCCCACGGCCCCAGCCGCGACGCCCTCGTGCCCAGTCCCGTGATGCGCGCCATGTCGGAGGGCATGACCGCACGCGTCGAGGAGCTGACCCGCATCCCCGCCGACGTCCAGGACACCCTGATCACCATCCTGTCCGAGAAGACGCTGCCGGTGCCCGAGCTGGGCCAGGAGGTCCAGGCCGTCCGCGGGTTCAACCTGATCGCCACGGCCAACGACCGCGACCGCGGGGTCAACGACCTCTCCAGCGCGCTGCGCAGGCGTTTCAACACGGTGGTCCTGCCGCTGCCCGCCACCTCCGACGCCGAGGTCGACATCGTCGCCCGCCGGGTGGACCAGCTCGGGCGCTCGCTCGACCTGCCGGCCGTGCCCGAGGGCCTGGAGGAGATCCGCCGGGTCGTCACCGTCTTCCGGGAGCTGCGTGACGGGATGTCCGCCGACGGGCGCACCAAGCTCAAGTCCCCGTCGGGCACGCTCTCCACGGCCGAGGCGATCTCCGTCGTCACCGGCGGCCTCGCGCTCGCCGCGCACTTCGGCGACGGCGTGCTGCGCCCCCAGGACGTGGCGGCCGGGATCCTCGGCGCGGTCGTCCGCGACCCCGCGGCCGACCGGGTGATCTGGCAGGAGTACCTGGAGACCGTGG
- a CDS encoding MmpS family transport accessory protein: MNRFARSVCGAVAAAGLALGATACSEAVDTVDKAVNDTYEVTYEVTGDNVDSISYHDGGGKALEPSVTTVDKPELPWTKTVTLRGIMPSGVIPAAADLTGAKVTCKITHKGKVLAEESGEGLMTAGGCIGESPVGSEQ, from the coding sequence ATGAACCGTTTCGCCCGCTCCGTCTGCGGCGCCGTCGCCGCGGCGGGTCTCGCCCTCGGCGCCACCGCCTGTTCCGAGGCCGTGGACACGGTCGACAAGGCGGTCAACGACACCTACGAGGTCACCTACGAGGTCACGGGCGACAACGTCGACTCGATCAGCTACCACGACGGCGGGGGCAAGGCCCTCGAACCGTCCGTCACCACGGTCGACAAGCCCGAGCTGCCCTGGACGAAGACGGTCACCCTGCGCGGCATCATGCCGTCGGGCGTCATCCCGGCCGCCGCCGACCTCACGGGCGCGAAGGTCACCTGCAAGATCACCCACAAGGGCAAGGTGCTCGCCGAGGAGTCCGGGGAAGGGCTGATGACCGCCGGCGGCTGTATCGGCGAATCGCCCGTCGGCAGCGAGCAGTAA